The segment ATATCTGCGCTGATTGAAGAGCCGTGGTGCTCACGAACTGGTGAAAAGTTGATCAGGTCCCGGGGATCTGAGGGAACTTTGCGTCCGCAACACTTTTTCCGACCTCTACGCAATTCTTGCTTGCCCCCTCCCGCCAAAAAAGGTCATAGTTAAAAATAACGAAGCAAAATAGAGGAAGCTCATCATGCTCAAAGCAGTGAAGGCTTTTTGTGCCTTGTTTTCCTTGTGGGTGCTTGGCTCGCATGCCCTGTACGCTGCCAATCCGGGGCAGAGTTTCGTTCGTCGTGAAGGCTCGCGGCTGGTTGTGGATGGGCAGAGCTTCTATTTCGCCGGTGCCAATCAATATTATCTGTTCTATAAGTCCCGGAAGATGATCGACGAGGTGCTTGAGGATGCGGCGCGCATGGGGCTGACTGTAATGCGGACCTGGGCCTTCTGCGATGGCCAGTATAACGATGGTTTCTGCTTTCAACCGAAGCCGCGCGTTTACGACGAGAACACCTTTCGAAACCTTGACTATGCAATATGGAAGGCGGGCACCCTGGGTATCCGCCTTATCCTGAGCCTTGTCAACAACTGGGACGCCTTCGGAGGCATGAATGCCTATGTGCGCTGGTCACCGACTGCGCGCAGCCATGATGATTTCTATTCTGATCCTGAAACCAAAGCGATCTATCGTGATTATTTGAACTATGTCCTTTGGCGGACCAATCACATGACAGGTGTTCGCTATAAAGACGATCCTACGATTTTAATGTGGGAGCTGGCCAATGAGCCTCGGATCGAGCGCAGCCGCGTGCAGGAGCTTTATGCATGGATTGATGAGATGGCTGCTTATATCAAAAGCATCGACTCCAACCACCTCGTCACAACCGGATCGGAAGGGGACGAGGCCACGAACTTCGTCGCCACGCATGCATCGTGGCACATTGATATCGCATCGTTTCATCTCTACCCCGAGGACTGGGGCTTCGATGATTATAAGACGATGACCTATATCCAGCGGCAAACGCAGAACGCGAGGCAGAAACTCGGCAAGCCGATTTTTTGCGGGGAAATGGGCCGCCGCGATCGGAACACCCGCGATGCCAAGTATCAGAGCTGGTATAACGAATTTGATCGACTCGAAATTGATGGCGCCAATTTCTGGCTGCTTTCCGGCCATCAGGATGATGGTTCGCTCTATCCGGATTATGATGGCTTCACCGTCTATTATCCGGAAAGCGCCTCCACGGTCGCCGTGATCGAAAACTTCGCCAGGACCCAGCAGCGGAAAACAACCCGGAACGCGAGTTCCGCTCCTTAAAAATAAGCAGCTTTCAAACTTAACTGGACAGTTCCCATCTGA is part of the Oligoflexus sp. genome and harbors:
- a CDS encoding glycoside hydrolase 5 family protein; amino-acid sequence: MLKAVKAFCALFSLWVLGSHALYAANPGQSFVRREGSRLVVDGQSFYFAGANQYYLFYKSRKMIDEVLEDAARMGLTVMRTWAFCDGQYNDGFCFQPKPRVYDENTFRNLDYAIWKAGTLGIRLILSLVNNWDAFGGMNAYVRWSPTARSHDDFYSDPETKAIYRDYLNYVLWRTNHMTGVRYKDDPTILMWELANEPRIERSRVQELYAWIDEMAAYIKSIDSNHLVTTGSEGDEATNFVATHASWHIDIASFHLYPEDWGFDDYKTMTYIQRQTQNARQKLGKPIFCGEMGRRDRNTRDAKYQSWYNEFDRLEIDGANFWLLSGHQDDGSLYPDYDGFTVYYPESASTVAVIENFARTQQRKTTRNASSAP